Proteins encoded by one window of Nonlabens sp. YIK11:
- a CDS encoding helix-turn-helix domain-containing protein has product MQLTEKQIREIKIKSPLMVGELLKRLRKSKNLTQIELGSLVLMDRQYIYKLESGRVAPNISTLVILVTAMDSDLRDLFDLSKP; this is encoded by the coding sequence ATGCAATTAACCGAAAAACAGATAAGGGAGATCAAGATAAAATCACCACTCATGGTCGGTGAGCTGCTAAAAAGGTTGCGTAAAAGCAAGAATCTTACCCAAATTGAACTAGGGTCGTTGGTCCTTATGGATCGTCAGTATATTTATAAACTGGAATCTGGCAGAGTAGCACCAAATATTTCCACATTGGTAATTCTGGTTACCGCCATGGATAGTGACCTGAGAGACTTGTTCGATTTATCAAAACCTTAG